In Nitrospira sp., a single window of DNA contains:
- a CDS encoding MOSC domain-containing protein: protein MNSGRPPYPHIHQISVSDGGVPKKPVLEARVTVQGVEGDRQRNLKVHGGPDRAVCLYSLDVIEQLQQAGHSIEPGFSGENLTLAGLDWELMQPGVRLTVGPDVELEVMSYTSPCSHNAQWFHDGDYQRISQKKYPGWSRVYAKVLKEGVVRPGDQVSVQAKAGRSTE, encoded by the coding sequence ATGAATAGCGGACGGCCTCCCTATCCGCATATTCATCAGATCAGCGTATCCGATGGCGGGGTGCCGAAGAAGCCGGTGCTGGAGGCTCGCGTGACTGTGCAGGGCGTAGAAGGAGATCGCCAGCGCAACTTGAAAGTGCACGGCGGCCCGGATCGTGCGGTCTGTTTGTATTCGTTGGATGTGATCGAGCAATTACAACAAGCGGGCCATTCCATCGAGCCGGGTTTTTCCGGAGAGAATCTGACACTGGCGGGGCTGGACTGGGAACTCATGCAACCGGGCGTACGGCTCACCGTCGGGCCCGATGTCGAATTGGAAGTGATGAGCTATACATCGCCCTGTAGTCATAATGCCCAATGGTTCCACGATGGGGACTATCAGCGCATCTCGCAGAAAAAGTATCCGGGGTGGAGCCGGGTGTATGCCAAAGTGCTGAAGGAGGGTGTCGTTCGGCCTGGCGATCAGGTGAGCGTTCAGGCGAAGGCCGGCCGATCCACGGAGTGA
- a CDS encoding formylglycine-generating enzyme family protein yields the protein MSILLMLAGIVSLSEAQLDRLRRSQALERPLPTETLMVSIPQGPFEMGAAGTQALEDERPRHRVTLEAFMMDMHEVTTAQYGAFLMATGRTAPWLWETVSPVTHSDRPVIGVDWHDADAYCRWKGKRLPAEAEWEKAARGVDGRLYPWGNQVPTNDVANFALGARFSYSQVLMPVQSYESGKSPYGLYQMAGNVGEWVSDWYSANYYEHSPETNPLGPENGQFKVLRGGSWSDLPKYLLTYGRFKLPPETRNSYIGFRCAKS from the coding sequence TTGAGCATCCTTCTGATGCTGGCAGGCATCGTTTCTTTAAGTGAGGCGCAGTTGGATCGGCTCAGGCGATCACAGGCCCTGGAGCGTCCGCTTCCCACGGAGACGCTGATGGTGTCGATTCCTCAAGGCCCATTCGAGATGGGGGCAGCCGGCACGCAGGCGCTGGAGGATGAACGGCCTCGCCATCGCGTGACGCTCGAGGCTTTCATGATGGACATGCATGAGGTGACGACAGCGCAGTATGGCGCGTTTCTCATGGCGACGGGCCGGACGGCTCCATGGCTGTGGGAGACGGTGAGTCCGGTCACTCACAGCGACCGGCCCGTAATCGGCGTGGATTGGCATGATGCCGATGCCTATTGCCGCTGGAAAGGGAAGCGGTTGCCGGCTGAAGCCGAATGGGAGAAGGCGGCACGCGGTGTCGATGGGCGGTTATATCCCTGGGGCAATCAGGTCCCGACGAACGATGTCGCGAATTTCGCGCTGGGGGCGCGCTTTAGCTACAGTCAGGTGCTGATGCCGGTGCAGTCGTATGAGTCAGGAAAGAGCCCCTACGGCCTGTATCAGATGGCCGGAAATGTGGGTGAATGGGTCTCTGACTGGTACAGTGCGAATTATTACGAGCATAGTCCGGAGACCAATCCATTGGGTCCGGAAAACGGCCAGTTCAAAGTGCTGCGTGGCGGATCCTGGTCGGATCTGCCCAAGTATCTGCTCACCTACGGGCGATTCAAACTTCCTCCTGAGACGCGCAATAGCTACATAGGCTTCCGCTGCGCAAAATCGTGA
- a CDS encoding 50S ribosomal protein L11 methyltransferase, with the protein MTQEWIDVSIHSAIDSGELLGLLGDPHVRGAWEDQGVTHLYWSRDHWSGDQLGQVRAALDQLDPSGQSSGTVHVGDLPHQDWNRQWAQSVKPLRVGRHLVIRPSWESAPLLDGDLDIILDPKQAFGTGHHATTRMLLEWLEELIHGGETVLDVGSGSGILAMAALRLGARSAVGVEIDPVAVDCARECAGQNAFGAELKLFCGTLSDVAAGIRPDLVVANIDRQTLLLLADELAAYGVAGSRLFFSGLLVEQVEEVMARYAASGLYPVHRRDQEGWVALELGRSESCEADRQS; encoded by the coding sequence ATGACGCAGGAGTGGATCGACGTCAGTATTCACAGCGCGATTGACTCTGGAGAATTGCTCGGGTTACTGGGCGATCCTCATGTGCGTGGCGCATGGGAGGATCAAGGGGTGACCCATCTCTATTGGTCTCGGGATCATTGGAGTGGCGACCAGTTGGGGCAGGTCCGCGCGGCGCTGGATCAACTCGATCCCTCCGGGCAAAGCAGCGGGACCGTCCATGTCGGGGACCTGCCGCATCAGGATTGGAATCGCCAGTGGGCACAGTCGGTCAAGCCGCTCCGGGTCGGGCGCCATCTGGTCATTCGACCCAGTTGGGAGTCTGCGCCATTGCTGGACGGCGATCTCGACATTATCCTCGATCCCAAACAGGCCTTCGGGACAGGCCATCACGCGACGACCCGCATGTTGCTGGAGTGGCTGGAGGAACTGATTCACGGGGGCGAGACGGTGCTCGACGTCGGATCCGGCAGCGGCATTCTGGCGATGGCGGCCTTGCGGCTGGGTGCGCGGTCGGCTGTCGGTGTCGAAATCGATCCTGTGGCGGTGGACTGTGCCCGGGAGTGTGCGGGCCAAAATGCGTTCGGTGCGGAGTTGAAACTCTTCTGCGGGACGCTGTCCGACGTGGCCGCGGGTATAAGGCCTGATCTGGTGGTCGCGAACATCGATCGGCAAACGCTCTTGCTGTTAGCCGATGAGTTGGCTGCCTATGGCGTGGCCGGTTCCCGACTCTTTTTCTCAGGTCTGCTGGTCGAGCAGGTGGAAGAGGTCATGGCGCGGTATGCCGCTTCGGGACTGTATCCGGTCCATCGGCGGGACCAAGAGGGCTGGGTGGCGCTCGAACTCGGTCGGTCGGAGTCCTGCGAAGCAGATAGACAATCATGA
- a CDS encoding class I SAM-dependent methyltransferase: protein MTSRILEPELMDDPLQAKAYAEADFSSENQRFVELFREYFPEFSHGHVYDFGCGPGDIPMRLARALPDCRITGIDASRPMIELAGQAVRQAGLSDRVSVRCERFQDLAGANQADAAVSNSLLHHLPNPLQFWHKLRLFVKPGSPVLVMDLLRPESPEAAQAIVEQYASGAPDILRRDFYNSLLAAFTEDEIGSQLAQMNLTRLLIDVPDDRHWVVGGIIH, encoded by the coding sequence ATGACGTCACGTATTCTTGAACCGGAATTGATGGATGATCCTCTGCAAGCCAAGGCCTATGCCGAGGCGGATTTCTCATCGGAGAATCAGCGCTTCGTCGAGTTATTCCGAGAGTACTTCCCGGAGTTTTCCCATGGCCATGTGTATGATTTTGGCTGTGGGCCGGGCGACATTCCGATGCGTTTGGCCCGCGCGCTTCCCGACTGTCGCATTACGGGTATCGATGCGTCGCGGCCGATGATTGAGTTAGCCGGGCAGGCTGTTCGCCAGGCAGGGCTGTCGGATCGGGTGTCTGTGCGCTGTGAACGATTCCAGGATCTTGCCGGAGCCAACCAGGCCGATGCGGCTGTCTCCAATAGTCTGCTCCATCATCTGCCCAATCCCTTGCAGTTCTGGCACAAGCTGAGGCTCTTCGTGAAGCCGGGCTCGCCGGTGCTGGTCATGGATCTGCTGCGGCCCGAATCGCCCGAGGCCGCGCAAGCCATCGTGGAGCAGTATGCCAGTGGGGCGCCCGATATTCTGCGTCGTGATTTTTACAATTCGCTGCTCGCGGCATTTACGGAAGATGAAATCGGTTCTCAGCTCGCTCAGATGAATCTTACCCGGCTCCTCATTGATGTGCCGGATGATCGGCATTGGGTGGTCGGCGGCATCATCCATTGA